The following is a genomic window from Halichoerus grypus chromosome 13, mHalGry1.hap1.1, whole genome shotgun sequence.
TTCTCTGCCATCTCTGGATCTCCTTGATGAACTGTCTGTGCAAGCCTTTCATCTACCTTCTGCCTGGGTTGTTCAGTAACCATTAAGTTCcaagagttttttatatattctggatacaagtcctttgtttaacattttcattctcttaacagcatctaccctaggggtgcctggctggctcagtgggtagagcatgtgatgcTTGACCTTGgcgtcgtgagttcgagccccaccttggatgtagagattacgtaaaaataaaaaataaaatcattaaataaaaacagtatctgTCATAGAACAAAAGTTCTTATTTTAGTGGTTTATCTACTTTTTCTCTTATGAGTGACATGCGGTCACATCTAGGAACTCTGTTGAATCCAAGGTCaagaaaatatcctttttttttttaagatttatttatttacggggggggggcagagggagagagagaatctctggcagattccctgctgagcgcagagcccaacacaggggctcaatcccacaaccatgagatcatgacctgagccaaaaccaagagtcggacactcaacggACTgcgccacccacgcacccctatttttcttctaaatgctttacatcttatgttttacatttagatctgtttcttttttgttttttaactatgCTTTGTGGTTCACCTGAGCTGTTCTTACTAGGATAGAAGCAATGGCTTTTCCTAACTTTCTCTGCAAGGATCATCTTAGCTCAGGCTAAggtggaggaaagaggagggaggaggagaaagaggagagagggagtggaggagggggaggaggaggaggagaggatcgaggggaattatttattttttttaaagattttatttatttatttgagagagagaatgagatagagagatcatgagggtcagagggagaagcagactccctgctgagcagggagcccaatgcggggcttgatcccgggactccaggatcatgacctgagccgaaggcagtcgcttaaccaactgagccacccaggcgccccgaggggaATTATTTTTAACGGAGCCCAGAAAAGAAGCCTAGTGTCAGCAGGTGTGGGTAATGGAAACCTCAGACGACAGTCAGCCAGGTGACTAAGGAGCTGCGCTCTGGGAACAGCAAGAAGCCACTGGTGGGGACAGGCTCTAAGTCAGCCGGGGCATCTGCTCCAAGAGATGCTGCAGGAACTGGGgccagagtggggaggaggaatgaCCCGGGGAAGCAGGTGCCCCTCCAGTGCGTCCTCAGCTCCCTTCCGCTCTTATACCTGTGTTTCGTGTCCGTCAGCAAGGCTTAGCGGACCCTTTTCAGTTTGGAACAATCGATTGATTATTTCTACTTGCAAGGACAAGAGGCATTTGTGCATAGGGAGGGGCTTGCCACTGCGCGTCTTAAATGCTCCAGTTCTGGCCCTTTCCCTTCCAGGTAAGACTTGATCTCTGATTAGACACGCATCCTCAGGAAGGCAACCTTGTACTTGACCTGAGCAGGCTCCACTACTCAACTTGCCCAGATTGCTTTTACCTTTgttgtctggaaaaaaaaaaaaaaatggacgtGACAAAACAGGTTGGGTCAATCAGCAGGTGTTTATTGATGTGAAGATTCCAGTAGCTGCGGTTTGTTCTCAGACGCTCACAATCAGCCTCAGGAGTTCACTGATAGGACAAGGGCCAGATGTGTCTAATGCCCACAGGTTTTCACAGCCCAGAAAGAGCAGTGTGGACCCACGAGCCAAGCTCCCAGCCAAACTCAGGCACGAGATCCAGGTGAGCTTCTGTGAAGTCCGTGCTGGCTCTTCCTTGCAGCTTTTCTTCCCTGTCACTGAAGGACAAAGTGAGAAAACGTGAGAAAACGCACAGGGAGAGACAGGTGCCTTGCAGCTCTCCCACCCTCACCGATGGATAACCGGCTCCTCGGGGGCAAGGGCAGCAGTGGGAACCCAGCAGTGAACACATCTCTGTGAGCCCCCGCTGTGCCCGGGGCTACTCTAGGAGGTGATGATAGTGCAGTTAGCAAGATGGGGTTCTGTGCTCAGAAACGGGGTCCTTACCTGTGGGAGCAGAGGCCCCTTCGTGATCAGACAGAAGTTACCGATCCCAGCCTCAAGCTGGTACCTAAACACCCACACACGGCACCCGCGTGTTCCCTCCACAACCCCGAAGCCCTTCTCCAGTTGCTGTGGCCCCCCCATCTCCAACCATCCACTCCCTTGTCTCCAATACCCACCCCCATCTCTGTCCCCCATCTCCATCCCCCCATCTTTGTCCCCATGTCTCCACCCACACCACCCTGTCTCTGATCCCCATCCTGGTCTCCATCCGCCCATGTCCCCATGTGCCCCCCGCTGTCTCCAGGGCACTGAGCATGTCTTGTGCCCTAGGAGACTGATCTCTGGGGCTGTGTCACTTGACCTCTGTCCTTCTGGTTTTGCAGTTACTGTTCAGCTATCACAAGGGTCCAGGAGAGGGTGGATGGAGAGAGCAGCTCCGGAGAGGTCCTCCCTTGGGCCTgtctggccccctcccctccctcagccccactgCTGCGAATCCTGATGCCGCCTAGTGCTTGGGATTCACCACCCAGCCACACATCTGATGGCCCTTCACCAGGCACGTGGCACCTGCTTCCTACAGGGACCCTGACCGCAGACCCCATCCTGCCCGCgacctctttccttttctgaggCCTCGCCGCGCTCTCCTGCTCACGGAAACGGACCTGGAGGCCGGTGTCCAGACAGCAGATGTGCGCCTCTCCCGGAACGGGGCGCCCACTGGGTGTGGAGACAGCCACATTCAGCGGCTGTAGGACCTCAGGCACGTCCAGGACCCTTCCGTGCGGGAGGCGCCTCCCTCCCAGGGGCGAGGGGCTCACCAaggccaggcactgggccaggaGCCCGCTCCGGCGGGTGCAGCGGCAGCGGCCGGCCTCGTGGAGCGCGATGCAGCACTGGCTCCGGCAGTCCCCGTGGCGGCTGCAGTCGGCCCCGTTGGGCTGGGGACGCAGAGCGGGAGCCTGGCAGCCGCCTCCCGCCCCGCGCCCCGACCCGGCCGCGCCTCGCCCTCTCACCTTGCGCCAAGGCACACACTGCAGGAGGATGGTCCTGGGCGCGCAGAAGGTCTGCGGGTTCAGGCTGCGGGTGACGCAGCAGCGGCCCCGGCACTCGGCGTGGTCGGAGCAGGCGTGCCTGTCGGGATGCCGCGCACCCAGCGCGCTCTGGagcggccccgccccctcccccacccactccccccacccccctccccaagccccctcctcctccccccacccactcccccaccccccactcccctcccccccactccccccaccccctcccccccactccccccacccccctccccaagccccctcctcctccccccaccactcccccaccccccactccccccactccccccactcctcctccccccacccccctcccgctccccccccactccccccacccccctccccaagccccctcctcctccccccaccactcccccaccccccactccccccactccccccactcctcctccccccacccccctcccgctcccccccactcccccctcccgctcccccccaccccacccccacccccacccccacccccggccggCCACCCTGCCCGGACGCACCTTCCGCCAGGGCAGACATTTGAGGAAGACGGTCCTGGGCGCGCAGAAGGTCTGCGGGTTCAGGCTGGTGGTGACGCAGCAGCGGCCCCGGCACTCGGCGTGGTGCTCGCACgcctctcccagcctctgcaAAGCCGGGCGCCCTTTACCGCCCTCGCGGCAGACCCAGCTTCCTGCTAGGAacaccctccccttcctcctgcgAACCTTCACGGTTCCTGGAATATTCCAGACCCGATGGGTCCGATGGCCGGGGGagccagaggaaagggagagggagggagccaagGAGGTCGTCTGTCGTGAGCCACGTGGACAGGAGGGTAAAACGAGGCAccggctcagagagggcaagtgcctcccagggtcacagagccagCCCGGAGCTGTGGCTGGGTCCCACCCCACCCACGGGAGGCCGCCTGCTCTCGAGCGCTTTGATCCAAGTTCTCCAACCTTTGGTCTGAAAACTCCTTTGCAAACTCAAAAACTTACTAAGGTGCCCAAAGCTGATGTTGGTGTGGGTTCTAGCTAATGACTTCCCCAGCGTGGGCACTAACTCTGAGAGAAGTTTTACCTATTTATGCATCAGCCTATTTAAAAATAGGATCCCCGtcccatgttaacataaataacaacTTTTTATGAAAAATGGGTATATTTTCCGAAGTAAAACAAAACGCTGAGCGCAGAGTGGCGCGTCCTGCCCTGGGCCGGTGCTTCCGCCTGGCTTCCCGCGACTCGGGACTGTGGGGAGTCGGGGTCCCGAGTCCTGGGAGATGCCACCTGTGCCCCCCGGGGAGGGAGGTGCAGGGCAGAGCCTCACACACAACCAGCAGGAGCCAACCGAGTGCAGGGGGTCCCCGGCCGGGCCCGCGGACCGCGGGGTCCTGGAGCACTCGGGGCTGAGGCTTCCGCGCTGGAGACTCGGTCACGGGTTTTCACAGTGAGAACTTCGGTTTGGGTTTGAAGATCTTACTGACATAAAATTGAAGCTGGGAAGGCGCTCGGATACCggggcctggagcccagtgaggcGGCTTTGCAGGTGAGAAGCGTCCAGAGGAGGAGGGTCACCCCTGCCCTGGGGCACCGAGGGAGCCTCTGGGGTGCAGTGGGTGCTGGGACGTGGGGGGACTTGTGCATTAGGGAGGTGAAGAGGGGACGCCAGGACAGGCACTCTCACGCTGCCCACACCCCCCCCAGCGGAGAAGCTtcgctctgcccccaccccacccccaccgcgcTGCCGTCTGGCCTGGATTTGGTACCGGGGCCCCGGGCGCCAGAGTCAGCCGAACTGGGGGCCCCAGTGCCTGGGGAGAAGGCTGTGTTCCCAGGCATCCGCCTTTCCAGGATCCCAGACAAGACTTGTGGGAGCAGGCACCCGCAGGAAAGGAGCTGGGAGCCCCAGAGAGCCCGAGTGGGGGCCACCTCCACGGGCGCGGCGCCACGGGGTGCACGCTGACCTTAGGGAACAGGAAAAAGCTCTTGGTCCTCCAGGCCAACGACACGGACAGCAGTGACAACAGCAGTAGCAGATGCCCGGTGCTCGCCATTGGGCTCGCAGCTTGTCAGTGCCCCGGACGgccatccctgcccccacagcaCCCGCCTGGTCACCTGCTTCCTTCCCCCGCCCCAGTCTCCCTTgcaagatagattttttttaattaatagacattattttctagagcagttttaggtttccAGAAAAATTGTGCAgcaagtacagagagttcccatatagcCCCGCTTCCCCTGCCTGTTTCCCTATTACTAACTCGTGTGGGCGCAGTCGGCTCGTTACAATTGGTCAGCtgatactgatacattattacaACTGGGAGTCCACAGCTTCCTTAGGGCGCACTCCTGGTGCTGGATGTTCTGTGGGTTGGACAAATGCCACCACATTAGCATACAGtgttttcactgccctgaaaCCCCTGGGCTCCACCTGTTCTTCCTTGCCCACGAAACCCTGGCAGCCACGGATCTTTTGGGGGATCTTTTTTGGTCCCATCATTGTGCCTTTTCGCCAATGTCCTAGAGTTGGAACCCTACAAATGCAGCCTTTCCAGACTGCTTCCTTCACTCCCTAAGACTCATTTAAGTTCCCTCCGCGGGTCTTCTATGGCTTGATAGCCAAtctctttttatcactgagtGGAAAACGAATTTTCAACACCCCTTTCTCTGGGGAATGATTGTGCCTGAGTTAAACAGGAGCCTCTCTGCTGTTAGAAAGCACCTGTGGGACCCTCACTGCTGAGCCCCCCTGCTCAGTCCAGCTCCTGTGTCCCCCAGGCGGGCAGGATGACACGGGGCCCAGCCGACCCCGCCCACACGCTGGGGTGGAGTCCCTGCAGTTTGGGGAAGTGGGCACGGCAGCCCCCAAGCACAGGATCCCGTCCTGGATCCTGGAGGAGTCCCAGCTTAGCCTCAGATCTAAGCCTGAGCTGCCCCCACCTGCATGTGGGTGTTTGGCTGGTTGCCTGGCTGGCCATTCATAAAGCTGACAGTTTGGCCTCCAATTTTGCCCCTAGTTCTTTTATGTTGGTGACACggcatctggttggctcagtgggttaagcgtctgccttcggctcaggtcatgatctcaggttcctgggattgagtcctacatcgggctccctgctcggcgggaagtctgcttgtccctgtgcctgccccttccctggcttgtgctctctcaggcgtcctctctcaaataaatacataaaatctttttaaaaattttaaataagaaagtgaacaattcagtggcatttagtgcactttttaaaaaagattagagagagagcacatgagcacgagcgaggggaggagcagggggagagagaatctcaagcagactccccgctgagcgcagagcccaactcggggactcaatcccatgaccctgagatcctgacctcagccaaaacgaagagtcggatgctcaaccgactgagccccctaggTGCCCCCATCTAGTGCATTcttaatgttgtgcaaccacctcctctatctagttccagaacattccatcatccCATCCACAACCTGGAGTCCATCAGCCTTCACTCCCTGTTCTTTCTGGTGTCTTCCAGCGGTCAGAGCCTGCGGGGAGCAGTCTGACACTGAGGCCTCAAACCCCAACACGCTGTCTTCCAAAGCCCTGTAGGCGCAGGAGGGGGTGTCCCCCCCCCACTCAACTCTGAACCTCTGGCCCCAGGCCTGTGTTTCCTGCTTGCTCTCCACCCCCTCGTCCATGTTCCAGAACCTCTCCTCGAATTTGTCTTCCTGCACCCTTGGCAGGGCTCCCGTCAGGACTGCCAGCCCCCGACCCAGGGCCCACGAGCCTTAAACTCAGACCTGTCTTGGGTTCCCATCCCAGGTTCCCGCTATTTGCTGCAGGGTCTTGGGAGGACAGCTGAGCCTTTCTGGGACCTTGTTTCCCTGTCTGTGAGGGGAAGGGTGGGCTCCCACTGTCCCTTCTGTGTCCCCTGAACCTCTGGTTTCCAGATGATTCCAGGGAAGCCATGCTCACCTCACCCCTTTGTCCCTTACTGGGGTCACCTGTGCTGAAAAGCACGGTGGAATTCTGTTTGCCAAGCTTCCTAGACTGCTCAGGTCCCGAGGCCGGGAGCCCTCCGGACTGCAAGACGAGTCCTCCCCACGGGGCTGGTCCGTGCTGAGTGCCAGGAATTTAGAAACACAGAATCCCTCCAGGGAGAAAGGCAGACACACGGTGGCCGGTGTGCTTGGAGGggatgcagagggaggaggagggcccgGGCGCCGAGCAGGACGGTGGAGGATGGTGGAGCCAGGACAGGGCTGCCCGGGGACGCCTGGCTGGGGGCAGGCTGCCGGTCAGGAAGGTCATGAGGAGACGCTGCAGCCAGAGCGAGGtgttggggcagggagggggccctgACGGCTCCGGTTTACCTGCTGCTCAACTCACATCAACAGGAACGCCCGCTGGTCTGAAGACCAAGGCGGCACTTTCCCCAGAGCACTTACAACACGTGTCAGCACAGTATCAGTTCACCTCCACGGAAGTATCCAGAAATTACGTGCCGCAGTGTGAAATGCAAATTCCCACAAGGACAAATCCAGCAACACAGACATCTCAGAAAGGCAAGAGGAGGTTTGCTCTGTTTTTAGTTCACTTAACAAAAATTGCAAGTCACAGGATACACCGCCTGTCTGcattttgggttttctgtcattttataCTTCAGTTTATCTGCAACAAACTGTAGCTCGTACGCAACAAAAGCACTGCTAGAGCATTTCATTCACAAGTTTTGCTAATTGGTTCCCAAAGAGATGCATAAACGGAGCCTATGTGATCTGCAGTCCCGAAGACTGACAAAGACAGGGAGGCAGAGAGCGGGGAAGCCGCTGCGTGAGGCACCGGCCGCGCCATCGCTCTTTCACTTTTCGCCTGTGAAAAAGCACTTCACAGTCTATTTCAGTGTGGGTGGTAATGGTGTTTAAATATTCTCCCCTCCAGAGAAGCAGTGGCAAAGTCTACGTGGGGGTCTCACCTCCTGGCAGATGGCGATGTGTGAGTGTGGGGGCCCCGCTTGCTGCCCAGCAGAGCGCATGGCGGGCGCGAGCACGGCCTTCCAGGGCGGCCTCAGCCCGGATGTTCTGGGGGCCGCTGAGGCCGCCCGCCTGGAGGCTCCCACCAGCACTTCCCAGACCCCCAGGCCCCCGAGGTCAGGCTCTTGTTCACACCATTCAGAAACAGCTCTCACGGGGTGGCCAAGTATCTCCATGGTGCAACCCAAGACCCACCTTTTGGTCCTGGGTGATGGAACATCCAAACAGACGACTGCCAGACGGTCCATGAAGGTGGAACTCTGGCCCCCAGACTGCAGAAGCCAACTCCAGTCTCTCAGCTGGCCCTGGATGACGAGCCCTGGGCCGATGACAACAGCTTCCCCAGCTCAGGACCAGCCTGAGACACCACATACGCCGCCTAGCCACTCACGCGGGACATCTATACCAGTCCGCAGGAGCTTCGCAACAAATACCACACGGTGGGCGGGCCGACCACGGACATTCGTCCCTCACCGTCCTGGAGGCTGATGTCCAGacccaggtgtgggcagggccatcCCTTCTGAGGCCCCTCTCCTGGGGCGGGGACACATGGGCTCCCTGTGCTGTACTGAGGAGCTGGGCGGCATCCCGTTCTGCTGGccactccccctgtgttttcgggggggggggggatggggtccGAGGCACAGGCCCTCCTCACCAGCCCTGGAGGCAGAGTTGTTCCTAAACTTGAAGAACTGGCATTCACAACCCCCACttatgttaaaatattcttttatgggggcacctgggtggctcagtcggttaaacgtctgccttcagctcaggtcatgatctcggggttctgggatcgagtcccgcatcgggctccctgctcagcggagagcctgcttctccctctgccacccccccaacTCGTGCGCGcacgttctctctcaaataaataaaatctttaaaaatatatattcttttataaatggAGTCTCTTTTCTTGgatatttgtttataaatgtCTCAGACCAGACATCTGTCCACAGTCTTTCCTTCCAAACGTCAACATCAGGTATGATTCCATAGTATCTCAATCTGGCAAATAAAAGCTTGATGCCAAACCTTGCCCAAGATTACATATCCCAATATACTATTCCCCGAACCGTGACTGCCATATTCTGGGGCCTTCCCCACCCTGCAACTTTTGCCATCTCTGAGAAAAGGCAGCATGCCCCTGACCAGGGCCCTGGCCCCAGGCAGGAGGCCTCTGCACACCTCCACACAGAGAAGCCGACCACACGGGGACATGCGCCGGACTGCACAGTTCTTGCAGAAAATCTCTCCCTGGCAGTTGGTAAGCGCCCAAGTGTTCAGTGGTCCTGCCTTTGTATCCTGGGCCCCACCTGCTCCTCTGTGTAGAAGTGAGACCAGCCAAGCTGTAATTCCAGAAAAGACTCCAACCCCGAGGGAGAATCAGGAGGACCGAGGCCAAGGGAGCCCAGGGCAAAGTCAGTGGAACTCCTCTCCTACCTCTGACCCGTCCCCACCTTCCACGCCCCGCACCCAGAGCCTTTCACCAGTGTGCAGGAGGGACGGCATGTAAGTGGGCATGGCGGGGCCACACGGGAGCCGGGGAAGCTGACCACAGCCGCTGCAGCAACGCGCCGGACAGCCTGCACTGGATCAGTGATCCCAGCTTCCCTGGGCTCTCCCCACTTCCAAGTCAGGACCAGCCAAATATGCCCCCTAACCAATCAGGTGGGacgccccccactcccctctgggcACCTGCACCACCTTCTCCGCCTCCAGCATCCCCACCTGTGGGTCTGCCGATCTCACCTGGGGCTGACTCCCAAGCTCTGGATAAAAGGCCCGTTTGTCCTCATTGTGGGGGGGGTCCTTCATTTCTGCAGACACTGTTCATCCGATAAACGTTTACTGACTTATTCATTATTGACCAGGCGCTAGGCTCCGAGAGGAAAGGACTGCGTGCCCCCGCCACCTAGGAGTGCTTGGTCTGTTTTGGGAAATGGTCTTGTCAACAAATAGATGACGCGGAATGAGGTAGACACCTGCAGGGCGAGGCGGGGTCCCGGGATGGGAGGGAGGACGCGGCCAGCGAGCGGAGGACAGGAGGCCCCGGGTGGGAGGCTCAGGCCGGGAGAGCCCGCCCCGCAGCGGCTCCGGAGGGGCTCCGGGACGTGGGGCAGGGGCTGCGGGAGACGCGGGGCAGGGTCGGGGCTGGAGCAGGAACCCAGAGGGACTGGGGCGCCACGAGCCCGCCTCCGCGCAGCCTAACAACGCGCCCCAAACTCAGGGGCCTGAAAGGGCCGTTTGTCCCTATCCTCTCTCAGGCCCTGTGGGTTGGCCGCGCGCAGGAGGCGGTTCTCTCTCGGGCCCGAGTCCCCGCAGGGTCGGAGCGGCTCTGCGCCCCAGCCCGGAGCCCGGCAGCGCGGGTGCGGACGGAGCCCCAGGCCCCCGGGCCGCGCGCGAGAGCGTGGTAAAGACGCAGGGACGCGCGGGTCCAGGGGGTCCGGGGGGCGGGGTCCAGGCgcagctggggggcggggggctgtgaTGGGCCTGGGGCTTCTGGTAGGGGCGGCCAGCACAACCCTGTGAGGATACTAGAAACAATGAGTTCCACACTCCAAATGGGTAAATCATATGGCGTGTGAATTtgatctcaataaagttgtttagaaaaggaaatctatttttgctttttattttgaacttttacTTATAACTTGGTTGTTTTTACATtgttatagatatttttattctattcttgcCATAGAGTAATATTTCCTGTTAACCAAAGGTTTTAGAATTCAATtgaataacttaattttttcacTTGTAAATTTTCACTTGTAAACTTTTTCACTTGAAAAACTAttatgaggggcgcctgtgtggcttagttggttaagcgactgccttcggctcaggtcatggtcccggagtcctgggatcgagccccacacctgctcagtgggagcctacttctccctctgcccttccccccttcacatgctccctctctctcaaataaataaataaataaataaattttaaagcattatgcAAATTATAAGTTTTAATGGACACTGACTGTCCTTACAAGTTCCATGACTAGGGTCCACACTGGTTTTCTCCCAGCCTAGGGAGTTTGCATtaagtgtttcattttatttatttttttcattaaacaggttttttttcttttctttcattccttttttttttttttttttttaattaagcccagcgtggggcttgaactcacaagctcaggatcaagagtcacatgctctactcaCCGAGCCAGCCAGCCGTTCccatttgatttcttcattttctttccagcaGACTTCCGGACACCTCATATAAACTTCCCAGTAAGTGCTTGGAGTCTCCCGAACCTAATCAAACATAGACTCCACACTGAATTTGTTCTAGTAACTGGAACCTTCCCAGGGGCCCTCGTACTCTCCTTGCAGCTTGCTGTGCATCCCTAGTGACCCAGGGCAGGAGACTCATCTcaagaacagaaatcaataaattctGGGACAAATGCAAGATTATATAGTACACCTTTTCTTccgagaaaagagaaggaagacccACTGCATGCATGCAGAAGACAAAATGCGCTCACGGCTGCCAGCAGGGAGGTGACCTGCAGCTTGGACATGCTCTTTCTGTTCGTCTGTCTTCATCACTGGAATTCAACCGTCTCTCCCAGACTGTTCAGGCACATTTCCTAAAAGTCTTCGTGCCTGGGACCCAACAGGCCATACCCACCTGCAGAcgcaagtctttgctcaaatcaGATCATTTTCTTCAGTTATTCATCACttcttgtcttctctttcttgaACCCTGTGCCCCAGGCTCCCGACCATCCTGCACACCCCAACTGACCTCTTGCTCTggaccgcccccaccccccccaccccccccgcccagtGCTCTGCTCTGAGTTGGTGGTGTTCCCTCCACTTGGCCTCCTGGACAAGCTGTTCTCTTTCAGCTCACCTACCTGAATCATGATGGGATCCAGAAGAGTTTGTAATACCCTAAGCACACAGCATTGCCTCTGGTTGAAGCTTCTGTTGGTGGGGTCAGTGTGCCAGATGTTGAGTGAGGACGTGTGCTCCTCCCAGTTGGTGGG
Proteins encoded in this region:
- the LRCOL1 gene encoding leucine-rich colipase-like protein 1 — encoded protein: GPLQSALGARHPDRHACSDHAECRGRCCVTRSLNPQTFCAPRTILLQCVPWRKPNGADCSRHGDCRSQCCIALHEAGRCRCTRRSGLLAQCLALWAPRSGRGAHLLSGHRPPGPFP